A genome region from Meleagris gallopavo isolate NT-WF06-2002-E0010 breed Aviagen turkey brand Nicholas breeding stock chromosome 9, Turkey_5.1, whole genome shotgun sequence includes the following:
- the LOC104912189 gene encoding uncharacterized protein LOC104912189 isoform X4: MVGSSVLLAGPLNVTLIHSIQWEHLNGTASHTILQYERHNLTIHTPYIARAHLHASNGSLLLDDLQESDSGIYRVTVNQAEKESLSILLDVLKPVSHPQLWSSGLVARASGEVLCEVAEGRADIFTWKKDGQMLPPDRSYHLSGSLSVLHLRMVKKSDCGSYSCNASNGISWQETSLNVTVAGLSPPLQDVLRISVVALVFAAVSGWGIIFPVCQSEKLRIRGELWRWLSAYTCGLVCISSILAGTAGLLWMREEGPSIAVILPEIFLLYVTVITFFVASTVTFQPTKLIQLKSTAAQRTMGYAAPGGVLLVVLTSSFQMKNIHQRHEEGCAAFMDVTTLAVSTAAVLALPILAIFLCYHTTQGWLQEHDSNCADKERSFEMSLPISKDPDLTC, encoded by the exons ATACAATGGGAGCACCTCAATGGCACTGCTTCCCACACCATCCTGCAGTATGAGAGGCACAACCTGACCATCCACACGCCATACATTGCACGAGCCCATCTGCATGCATCCAATGGATCTCTCCTCCTGGACGACCTACAGGAAAGCGACAGTGGCATCTACAGAGTGACTGTCAACCAGGCAGAAAAGGAGAGCTTGTCAATATTGCTGGATGTCCTCA aaCCCGTGTCTCACCCTCAGCTCTGGAGCAGTGGCCTGGTGGCCAGGGCGAGCGGTGAGGTACTGTGTGAGGTAGCAGAGGGCAGGGCAGACATCTTCACCTGGAAGAAGGATGGGCAGATGCTTCCCCCGGACAGAAGTTACCACCTCTCTGGAAGCCTTAGTGTTTTGCACCTGAGGATGGTAAAGAAATCGGACTGTGGCTCCTACTCCTGCAATGCCAGCAATGGGATAAGTTGGCAGGAGACCTCCCTGAATGTCACTGTTGCAG gtcTCTCTCCTCCCTTGCAGGATGTGCTGAGGATTTCAGTGGTTGCTCTGGTTTTTGCTGCTGTCTCAGGATGGGGCATAATTTTTCCTGTCTGCCAGTCTGAAAAGCTAAGAATAA GGGGAGAGCTGTGGAGGTGGCTCAGTGCCTACACCTGTGGGCTGGTGTGCATCTCCTCCATCctggctggcactgctgggctccTCTGGATGAGAGAAGAAG GCCCATCCATTGCTGTCATACTGCCAgagattttccttttgtatgTGACTGTGATCACCTTCTTCGTGGCCTCCACAGTGACATTCCAGCCTACGAAGCTCATCCAGCTCAAAAGCACAGCAG CACAGCGCACGATGGGCTATGCTGCTCCAGGAGGAGTGCTCTTGGTGGTGCTGACGAGCAGCTTCCAGATGAAGAACATCCACCAACGCCATG AAGAAGGCTGTGCGGCGTTCATGGACGTCACCACCCTTGCggtcagcacagcagcagtgttgGCCCTGCCAATCCTTGCCATCTTCCTCTGCT atcATACAACACAGGGGTGGCTGCAGGAACATGACTCCAATTGTGCAGACAAGGAAAG GTCCTTTGAGATGTCCCTGCCCATCAGCAAGGATCCTGATTTAACCTGCTAG
- the LOC104912189 gene encoding uncharacterized protein LOC104912189 isoform X3, which yields MLVPLKQAAEVERALQRRVAMVGSSVLLAGPLNVTLIHSIQWEHLNGTASHTILQYERHNLTIHTPYIARAHLHASNGSLLLDDLQESDSGIYRVTVNQAEKESLSILLDVLKPVSHPQLWSSGLVARASGEVLCEVAEGRADIFTWKKDGQMLPPDRSYHLSGSLSVLHLRMVKKSDCGSYSCNASNGISWQETSLNVTVAGLSPPLQDVLRISVVALVFAAVSGWGIIFPVCQSEKLRIRGELWRWLSAYTCGLVCISSILAGTAGLLWMREEGPSIAVILPEIFLLYVTVITFFVASTVTFQPTKLIQLKSTAAQRTMGYAAPGGVLLVVLTSSFQMKNIHQRHEEGCAAFMDVTTLAVSTAAVLALPILAIFLCYHTTQGWLQEHDSNCADKERSFEMSLPISKDPDLTC from the exons ATACAATGGGAGCACCTCAATGGCACTGCTTCCCACACCATCCTGCAGTATGAGAGGCACAACCTGACCATCCACACGCCATACATTGCACGAGCCCATCTGCATGCATCCAATGGATCTCTCCTCCTGGACGACCTACAGGAAAGCGACAGTGGCATCTACAGAGTGACTGTCAACCAGGCAGAAAAGGAGAGCTTGTCAATATTGCTGGATGTCCTCA aaCCCGTGTCTCACCCTCAGCTCTGGAGCAGTGGCCTGGTGGCCAGGGCGAGCGGTGAGGTACTGTGTGAGGTAGCAGAGGGCAGGGCAGACATCTTCACCTGGAAGAAGGATGGGCAGATGCTTCCCCCGGACAGAAGTTACCACCTCTCTGGAAGCCTTAGTGTTTTGCACCTGAGGATGGTAAAGAAATCGGACTGTGGCTCCTACTCCTGCAATGCCAGCAATGGGATAAGTTGGCAGGAGACCTCCCTGAATGTCACTGTTGCAG gtcTCTCTCCTCCCTTGCAGGATGTGCTGAGGATTTCAGTGGTTGCTCTGGTTTTTGCTGCTGTCTCAGGATGGGGCATAATTTTTCCTGTCTGCCAGTCTGAAAAGCTAAGAATAA GGGGAGAGCTGTGGAGGTGGCTCAGTGCCTACACCTGTGGGCTGGTGTGCATCTCCTCCATCctggctggcactgctgggctccTCTGGATGAGAGAAGAAG GCCCATCCATTGCTGTCATACTGCCAgagattttccttttgtatgTGACTGTGATCACCTTCTTCGTGGCCTCCACAGTGACATTCCAGCCTACGAAGCTCATCCAGCTCAAAAGCACAGCAG CACAGCGCACGATGGGCTATGCTGCTCCAGGAGGAGTGCTCTTGGTGGTGCTGACGAGCAGCTTCCAGATGAAGAACATCCACCAACGCCATG AAGAAGGCTGTGCGGCGTTCATGGACGTCACCACCCTTGCggtcagcacagcagcagtgttgGCCCTGCCAATCCTTGCCATCTTCCTCTGCT atcATACAACACAGGGGTGGCTGCAGGAACATGACTCCAATTGTGCAGACAAGGAAAG GTCCTTTGAGATGTCCCTGCCCATCAGCAAGGATCCTGATTTAACCTGCTAG